The Ignatzschineria rhizosphaerae genome contains a region encoding:
- the lpxB gene encoding lipid-A-disaccharide synthase: protein MESLTVEKAPIFMLVAGELSGDLLGGGLIRSLKEIYPNAAFFGIGGPEMINAGLESIEPIETLSIMGLVEILKDLPRLFKVKRQLVEEAKLRAPICFIGIDAPDFNLRLSKDLKKLGMATFQYVSPSVWVWREGRVKSIRKNIDRVLCLFPFEVDFYRKHQVDSVCVGHRLGDEIPLTIDTNTAKAALDLDLAQRYLALLPGSRRGEISRLLPIFLESLPLIARDFPELFFLIPAATPTIKTLILDEIEKLPAELQAKIRLYQGQAREIMSASDAVLLASGTAALEAMLLKKTMVVCYRFSGLTAWLAPKIVNISHFSLPNILSKEPLVTELFQQAVTPENIAQEVKLSLEESIENGQKREKFMKIHESLRLNSDIAARDAVISLLQEKGIL from the coding sequence TTGGAGAGTCTTACAGTAGAAAAAGCCCCCATTTTTATGTTGGTGGCAGGTGAGTTATCTGGAGATTTACTAGGCGGAGGACTCATTCGTTCATTAAAAGAGATCTATCCTAATGCCGCATTTTTTGGTATTGGTGGACCTGAAATGATCAATGCCGGTCTTGAATCAATTGAGCCCATTGAAACCTTATCGATTATGGGATTGGTGGAAATTTTAAAAGACCTTCCCCGTCTCTTTAAAGTGAAGCGTCAATTAGTGGAAGAAGCAAAGCTTCGAGCGCCTATCTGTTTTATCGGCATAGATGCCCCTGATTTTAATCTACGTTTATCAAAAGATCTTAAAAAACTAGGAATGGCAACTTTTCAATACGTCTCTCCCTCTGTTTGGGTTTGGCGAGAAGGGCGGGTTAAGAGTATTCGCAAAAATATTGATAGAGTGCTTTGCCTTTTCCCTTTTGAAGTCGATTTTTACCGTAAACATCAGGTAGATAGTGTTTGTGTAGGTCATCGTTTAGGAGATGAGATTCCCTTAACTATTGATACAAATACCGCTAAGGCTGCGTTAGATCTTGATTTAGCGCAGCGATATCTTGCGTTATTACCAGGAAGTCGCCGTGGAGAGATTTCAAGGTTATTGCCGATCTTTTTAGAATCTTTACCATTAATAGCGCGTGATTTTCCAGAGCTCTTTTTTTTAATTCCAGCGGCGACGCCTACCATTAAAACATTAATTTTAGATGAGATTGAAAAATTGCCAGCGGAGCTTCAAGCTAAAATTAGACTCTATCAAGGACAAGCTCGCGAGATTATGAGTGCATCTGATGCCGTATTATTAGCATCGGGTACAGCGGCATTAGAGGCGATGTTACTGAAGAAGACAATGGTTGTCTGTTATCGTTTTAGTGGATTGACGGCTTGGCTTGCTCCAAAAATTGTGAATATTTCCCATTTTTCACTTCCTAATATTTTATCGAAAGAGCCATTAGTGACAGAACTTTTCCAGCAAGCTGTTACTCCCGAAAATATAGCTCAAGAGGTGAAGTTATCGTTAGAAGAGAGCATCGAGAATGGCCAAAAGCGGGAAAAATTTATGAAGATTCATGAATCATTACGTCTTAACTCAGATATTGCAGCGCGTGATGCGGTGATCTCACTGTTACAAGAAAAAGGAATTTTATAG
- a CDS encoding VOC family protein, whose translation MTPIAVLIHVQNVQEGLKWYKKAFPMAEEIYLPAFDFTLLSIGTFSIEIVQADAKVGQGKCGSVLYWLVEDFDQAIEHFERLGAKLYRGPMMLDQGMRMCQVEDPFGNLIGLKGL comes from the coding sequence ATGACACCAATAGCAGTCTTAATTCATGTGCAAAATGTTCAAGAGGGCTTAAAATGGTATAAAAAAGCCTTCCCAATGGCTGAAGAGATCTATCTTCCGGCATTTGACTTCACATTATTATCGATTGGGACATTTTCAATCGAGATCGTACAAGCAGATGCAAAAGTTGGACAAGGGAAGTGTGGCTCTGTACTTTATTGGCTTGTGGAAGACTTTGATCAAGCCATTGAACATTTTGAAAGATTAGGTGCTAAATTATACCGTGGACCTATGATGCTTGATCAAGGGATGAGAATGTGCCAAGTGGAAGATCCTTTTGGTAATTTAATCGGTTTAAAGGGGCTATAA